CCGCCCCTGCCAGCTCACAGAACAAAACAACTTAAAGATCATATAAAAAGTCCAACAGTATCTGGTTAAAATAGTCAGAGGCCGgatacggtggctcacgactataatcccagcactttgggaggccgaggtgggtagatcatttaaggtctggaattcaagaccagcctagtgaacatggtgaaacccacctgtactaaaaatacaaaaattagccaggtgtggtgacgggcacctgtaatcctagctactcaagaggctgaggcaggagaattgcctgaacctgggaggcggaggttgcagtgagctgagatcgcaccactgcactccagcctgggtgacaacgcgatactctgtctccaaaaaaaaaaaagtcaggcaccCTTTATTAGATACTAAAATGTACCATATTAAGCAGATGGGCTAAAACAGGCACTAAAACACACAAATATCAGAAGAATAGAAGAGTATGAAAGAAGAGATGAGTAAAAGTAATCATCTAGTAATAAAGTTAACAATAAAGCATAACATCATTAATAACAACAAGGGTGTTTTTTCTGTTCAGTGGCAAAGAGAAATCCTtagtgctggccgggcgcggtggctcaagcctgtaatcccagcactttgggaggccgagatgggcggatcacgaggtcaggagatcgagaccatcctggctaacacggtgaaaccccgtctctactaagaaatacaaaaaactagccgggcgaggtggcgggcgcctgtagtcccagctactcgggaggctgaggccggagaatggcgtaaacccgggaggcggagcttgcagtgagctgagatccggccactgcactccagcctgggctacagagcgagactccgtctcaaaaaaaaaaaaaaaaaaaaaaaaagaaatccttagtGCTAAGTATTGTGCTGGCACAAGtgtatattcttttttgtagtttttgagactgggtctcactctgtcctccaggctggagtgcagtgacaagatctcagctcactgcaacctccacctcccacgttcaagtgattctcctgcctcagcctccagaatagctgggattacaggcgcacaccaccacacccagctaattttgctatttttagtagagacggggtttcaccttgttggccaggctggtctcgaactcctgacctcaggtgatccacccacctcagcctcccaaagtgttgggatgacaggcgtgagacactgcgcccggccacaagtGTATATTCTTCTAGGTCACAGGTAGGCtatctttttctgtaaaaagcacagtaataaatattttcagctttgcagacCATAAGGTCTCTGCCATTACTACCCAACTCTGCCAGATAGCAGCCTAGATAATACTAAACCAACGAGTGTGActgcattccaataaaactttacagaAACAGAAGGCCCACTGAGGCCATTGTTTGCCAATCCTTGTTCAGGAATTATGTGTTTGTTCTTGGGGTAGGAGATTTTCTACATCAAGATAAGCATCCCAGAAGTCATTtacaaaatgactttttttttttttcttagggatGGAGTCTTTGTTGTCTAGGATGTAGtccagtgacatgatcatagctcactgcagccttaacctcatgggctcaagcaatcctcccatctcaacctccccagttgctgaggctacaggtgtacaccaccatgcctctaatttttttagtagagatgtggtctcactattttacccaggctgctctcaaactccagggctcaagtaatcctcagcctcccaaagtgctggggttacaggcatgagccaccttgtctggccAACATATGTGATCTTtttccgttttttgttttttgtttttttttttttgatagtctagctctatagcccaggctgcagtgcagtggcgtgatctcggctcactgcagcctccaacctctgcatccccggttcaagcgattctcctgtctcggccttcccAGTAGCAGAGATTATAGGCCCGTGCCACCaagcgtggctaatttttgtatttttagtagagacggagtttcaccatgttggccaggctggtcttggacccctgagctcaggcaatccgcccgcttgggccacccaaagtgctgggattacaggcgtgagccatagttGTTGCTTCTTTAATGGTGCACTCAAGGCATTTTGTTGCTGGCTCAACACCCCTTTCAGGCCTTCACTGACCTATGCCACACGGCACTTGCGCCCAGGGATAAAGAGCCGGATCAGCTTCTGCTCACCCCAGTCCTCTTGCCAGAAAGGCCCTCTGGCCTTTGTCCAGTTGCTGGACGCTGCCTCTTCTTTCTGGTTGGTCTCCTCCTCCAGGAGGCATTCGCGAACGCCCCAGTGGAGCCACACGGTCCATGCCTCTTCCACTTATTTCCCCAGGGCTCACATTCCACAACTACTAAATCAACACCGACAGACTCATAAGCAGCCCCTTCCTCGTCCTTTTTTCCCTCCGGAGCTCGGGAACGTCTGCCGGGGATGAGGGGGACTCGCAGACCACCCCCCGCCAGGCGGAGGTTGGGGGCCGTCACCTGGCCAGGTGTCCGGGGACCGGCTCGGGCGGCTGACACCGCAGTCCACGAGAAGCGAGGAGGATGCTTGGACTGTGGGCAGGATCGCTGGCAGGGGAGGCCCTGCCCGGAAGGCGGGATTTGGGGACGATCCCCATTCCTACCAGCCGCAGACGCGGAGCGCACAGGAGTCGCCGCAGCCCCAGCCCGTGCACCCACAGCGGAGCCGAGGCCGCGACTCCGGGCCTGTTGGCCGGAACCCGCAGCTGTGTCCCGGGCTGTCCAGGTTGCGGCTACCCCTTAGAGCCCCCGGCCCCGCACTACTCTGCGGTGGCTTGGAGACTCCGGGTCATCACGCCCCTCCGCCAAGGCGGACGCCGGACCCTCCGCTGCACATGCGCGCCCACTGCGGCGCAGTCGCTGCGCATGCGTATGCTTCCAccgcctccatctcccagaaAACCCCGCGATGTAGTGCTCCACCGCTTCCTTCCTCAGGTTGCGTTAGCCGCGACGATGGCGCCCTCTAGCGGCAGCAGGTAGGCAGTGGGGGTCCTGGGCGTGGCTGTGTGCCCGTGTTCTGGGAGGATACCTGGCGCCGACCTTGAAGGGACCTGAACGTGAGAGGGAAAAACGCCCGTGATGCCAAGGCTTGGGCAGCGGACAGCCAAAATCCTGAAACCCCGAGATGCTCCCTGTGATTCACTTTCCAGAGGCCCCTCAAGGCCCCGACGCTGGCCCGGAGGGCGGTCGCTGACTATCTTGAGACTGAAGCTCACTTTAGGATCCTGGGCGTTCCTGTCAGTTTTTTTATGAATACAGGGAAAACCAGTGGCTTACTGACAGTTTAGAAACTCCCtgaggagggccgggcgcggtggctcgcgcctgtaatcccagcactttgggaggccgaggcgggcggatcgcctgaggtcaggagttcaagagtagcctggccaacatggtgaaactactaaaaatacaaaaaatagtctctaccaaaaatacaaaaaattagccgggcgtggtggcgggcacctgtagtcccagctactcaggaaggctgagacaagagaatcgcttgaactcgggaggcggaggttgcggtgagccgaaatcgtgccattgcgctccagcctgggcaacaagagtgaaactcagtcgcgaaagaaagggagaaagggagaaagagagggaggaaggaaggaaggaagaaaagagaaagaaagagtctCTGAGGAGCAAGCAATTCCCTCAGCCAAAGAGGTAAGAACtgcaaaataaatattgcatTTACCTTACTCCAACATTGTATTAAGAACATTTTCAAACAGGCAGAAAATTTGAAACAATTGTGTGGGCccggcccagtggctcacacctgtgctttctgcactttgggaggctgggaagggagggtcgcttgagctcaggagttcgagaacagtctgggcaacgtagtgagacctcatttctaaaaaaaaaaattttttttaattaaccgggctttgtggcacgcacctgtagtcccagctactcaggagactgaggcaggagaatcccctgagccctgggatgttgaggcatgattgtaccactgcactctagcctggatgacagagtgagactctgtctcacaagaaaaaaaaaaaaagaattgtgtgaACACCCCGTATCCAGCCCCTGGG
The sequence above is drawn from the Macaca thibetana thibetana isolate TM-01 chromosome 19, ASM2454274v1, whole genome shotgun sequence genome and encodes:
- the LOC126941871 gene encoding uncharacterized protein LOC126941871, encoding MLGLWAGSLAGEALPGRRDLGTIPIPTSRRRGAHRSRRSPSPCTHSGAEAATPGLLAGTRSCVPGCPGCGYPLEPPAPHYSAVAWRLRVITPLRQGGRRTLRCTCAPTAAQSLRMRMLPPPPSPRKPRDVVLHRFLPQVALAATMAPSSGSSFRSQFSFGLAEPRFGVS